A DNA window from Engystomops pustulosus chromosome 6, aEngPut4.maternal, whole genome shotgun sequence contains the following coding sequences:
- the HES5 gene encoding transcription factor HES-5 codes for MAPTNMTMDSLSPKEKNKLRKPIVEKMRRDRINNSIEKLKLLLEKEFQKQQPNVKLEKADILEMAVSYLQQKNQPQSIPVEHLQQDYNQGYSWCVKEALQFLCHYPKSGEAQKQLLNHLKVPQNSPTFCDQKKATLANVPSKIWRPW; via the exons ATGGCACCCACCAACATGACTATGGATAGCCTCTCACCTAAGGAGAAAAACAAA CTGAGAAAACCCATTGTGGAGAAGATGCGCAGAGATAGGATTAATAACAGCATCGAGAAACTCAAACTTCTCCTGGAGAAAGAGTTCCAGAAACAACAGCCCAATGTCAAGCTGGAGAAAGCTGATATCCTGGAGATGGCTGTGAGCTACCTACAACAAAAAA ATCAACCACAGAGCATTCCTGTTGAACATCTACAGCAGGATTACAACCAAGGCTACTCCTGGTGTGTCAAAGAAGCTCTGCAGTTCCTATGCCACTACCCAAAAAGTGGAGAGGCCCAAAAGCAACTTCTCAACCACTTGAAGGTTCCTCAGAATAGTCCTACTTTTTGTGACCAGAAAAAAGCCACCTTAGCAAACGTACCATCCAAAATCTGGAGGCCATGGTAA